The following coding sequences are from one Pseudonocardia sp. HH130630-07 window:
- a CDS encoding DUF2188 domain-containing protein has product MADRHVKPVDDGWTVEKDNARRPSARAATQAEAVSRAVEIIANTGGGTLVVHGTDGSVRERRAVESGSDQTTGTAVRATASATGTAAADTAAKAADSGGRTARAVGSDTATTAKKVAGETRAGASAVGDTARAGAGQVATEAKKAARSGGESARRSGKAAGDAGRAAADAARATAEQVAGTAASTGRQVAGEVSASAARSAATVRSAADSGAESAVRSADRAARVGERVEDDLDDTGARLARQLHENGERAAARLDEFAARVYRPLNPIRFGSRVAAGAVATAFGVTGAVTARAGKLFQRGTRRATGR; this is encoded by the coding sequence ATGGCCGACCGCCATGTGAAGCCGGTCGACGACGGCTGGACCGTCGAGAAGGACAACGCCCGGCGCCCCAGCGCCCGCGCCGCCACCCAGGCCGAGGCCGTCTCCCGCGCCGTGGAGATCATCGCCAACACCGGCGGGGGCACCCTCGTCGTGCACGGAACCGACGGATCGGTCCGCGAGCGTCGCGCCGTCGAGTCCGGATCGGACCAGACGACCGGCACGGCCGTCCGGGCGACCGCCTCGGCCACCGGCACCGCCGCCGCCGACACCGCCGCGAAGGCCGCCGACAGCGGTGGCCGCACCGCCAGGGCGGTCGGCTCCGACACCGCGACGACGGCGAAGAAGGTCGCCGGGGAGACCCGCGCCGGAGCCTCCGCCGTCGGTGACACGGCCAGGGCCGGTGCCGGGCAGGTCGCCACCGAGGCGAAGAAGGCCGCGCGGTCGGGTGGCGAGTCGGCCCGCAGGTCGGGCAAGGCCGCCGGCGACGCCGGCCGGGCCGCGGCGGACGCGGCGCGCGCCACCGCCGAGCAGGTGGCCGGTACCGCGGCGAGCACCGGCCGTCAGGTCGCGGGTGAGGTGTCGGCCTCGGCCGCACGGTCGGCCGCCACGGTGCGGTCGGCCGCCGACTCCGGTGCCGAGTCCGCCGTCCGCAGCGCGGACCGGGCGGCCCGGGTCGGCGAGCGCGTCGAGGACGACCTCGACGACACCGGCGCCCGGCTGGCCCGCCAGCTGCACGAGAACGGCGAGCGGGCCGCGGCCCGGCTCGACGAGTTCGCCGCACGGGTCTACCGCCCGCTGAACCCGATCCGCTTCGGCAGCCGGGTCGCGGCGGGTGCGGTCGCGACCGCGTTCGGCGTCACCGGCGCCGTCACCGCCCGCGCCGGGAAGCTGTTCCAGCGCGGGACCCGCCGGGCCACCGGCCGCTGA
- a CDS encoding maleylpyruvate isomerase N-terminal domain-containing protein: MRAEDVEQATGVMTEVLRGRADADWSAPAGPLTWSCRDTAVHVADDLFGYAAQVAVAPPGDYPPFEITVPAGEPSDRILLVVETGGAMLAAALRTAPPGVRGWHPYGDSDASGFAAMGVTEILVHTHDITRGLGVDWELPAAPCRAVLHRLWPGTDPGPDPASTLLHRTGRAALGAVPPPSSWRWDGTPH, from the coding sequence ATGCGTGCGGAGGACGTGGAGCAGGCGACCGGGGTCATGACGGAGGTGCTGCGCGGCCGGGCGGACGCGGACTGGTCGGCGCCCGCCGGGCCGCTCACCTGGTCCTGCCGGGACACCGCCGTGCACGTGGCCGACGACCTGTTCGGCTACGCCGCGCAGGTCGCGGTCGCGCCGCCGGGCGACTACCCGCCGTTCGAGATCACCGTGCCCGCCGGCGAACCGTCCGACCGGATACTGCTCGTGGTCGAGACCGGCGGCGCGATGCTCGCCGCGGCGCTGCGGACCGCACCGCCCGGCGTCCGGGGCTGGCACCCCTACGGCGACTCCGACGCGAGCGGCTTCGCCGCGATGGGGGTGACCGAGATCCTGGTGCACACCCACGACATCACCCGTGGGCTGGGCGTGGACTGGGAGCTCCCGGCCGCGCCGTGCCGCGCGGTGCTGCACCGGCTGTGGCCGGGCACCGATCCGGGGCCGGACCCGGCCTCGACGCTGTTGCACCGGACCGGCCGGGCGGCGCTGGGTGCCGTCCCGCCGCCGTCGAGCTGGCGGTGGGACGGCACCCCGCACTGA
- a CDS encoding PIN domain-containing protein, producing the protein MAHEDERIALLLDYENLAIGARDGLGVVPFDFGPVADALAERGRVVVRRAYADWSAFDEDRWLMARAQVELIEIPQRIGGSRKNAADIKLAVDAIELAYEREFVTTFAIATGDSDFTPLMHKLRELDKRVIGIGVQSSTSALLPPACDEFIFYDRLPGLEPSREPLPSRRRRGGAHRPAPAPAPVTSEPAAPEPTPEPDPFGLVFSGVTEETATTGAEERDVAGLVVSTLTGLARQADGPVLASRLKRAILRKDPTFDEADHGFRGFGELLRHLETQGAITLTPGSAQGDPEIAVPDDPDADHDAFALLVGVVRDLTAAHGPPQLSGLKDQLRKRVPDFSEKRYGYGSFLSFAKAARARDLIRMEWRDDAGDYVIDPVS; encoded by the coding sequence GTGGCCCACGAGGACGAACGCATCGCCCTGCTGCTCGACTACGAGAACCTCGCGATCGGGGCGCGGGACGGCCTCGGTGTCGTCCCCTTCGACTTCGGGCCGGTCGCCGACGCGCTCGCCGAGCGCGGCCGGGTGGTGGTGCGCCGCGCGTACGCCGACTGGTCGGCGTTCGACGAGGACCGGTGGCTGATGGCCCGCGCCCAGGTCGAACTCATCGAGATCCCGCAGCGGATCGGCGGATCGCGCAAGAACGCCGCCGACATCAAGCTGGCCGTCGACGCGATCGAGCTGGCCTACGAGCGCGAGTTCGTCACGACCTTCGCGATCGCGACCGGCGACTCCGACTTCACCCCGCTGATGCACAAGCTGCGCGAGCTGGACAAGCGGGTGATCGGGATCGGCGTGCAGTCCTCGACCTCCGCGCTGCTGCCGCCGGCCTGCGACGAGTTCATCTTCTACGACCGGCTGCCCGGGCTGGAGCCCAGCCGCGAGCCGCTGCCGTCCCGGCGCCGGCGGGGCGGTGCGCACCGGCCCGCCCCGGCGCCCGCGCCGGTGACCTCGGAGCCGGCCGCTCCCGAGCCCACCCCGGAACCCGATCCGTTCGGGCTGGTCTTCTCCGGTGTCACGGAGGAGACCGCGACGACCGGGGCCGAGGAGCGCGACGTCGCCGGGCTCGTCGTCAGCACTCTGACCGGACTGGCCCGGCAGGCCGACGGGCCGGTGCTCGCCTCCCGGCTGAAGCGGGCGATCCTGCGCAAGGACCCGACGTTCGACGAGGCCGACCACGGGTTCCGCGGGTTCGGGGAGCTGCTGCGGCACCTGGAGACCCAGGGCGCGATCACACTGACCCCCGGTTCGGCGCAGGGTGACCCGGAGATCGCCGTCCCGGACGACCCGGACGCCGACCACGACGCGTTCGCGCTGCTGGTGGGCGTGGTGCGCGACCTGACCGCAGCGCACGGACCGCCCCAGCTGTCCGGGCTCAAGGACCAGCTCCGCAAGCGGGTCCCGGACTTCTCGGAGAAGCGCTACGGCTACGGCAGCTTCCTGTCGTTCGCCAAGGCGGCCCGGGCACGGGACCTGATCCGCATGGAGTGGCGCGACGACGCCGGCGACTACGTCATCGACCCGGTGAGCTGA
- a CDS encoding DoxX family protein produces the protein MSVHSGTRSSLSPAAHRALWVLQILLAVFMVLASAAPKLVGEATAVQIFAEIGVGQWLRYVIGVLELAGGVGMLTRRFSGPAAVGLALLMVGAALTQLFVLDGGLLALTPVVLGLLCAVVAAGRRETLTTAR, from the coding sequence ATGTCGGTCCACAGCGGTACCCGCTCGTCGCTCTCCCCCGCAGCCCACCGTGCGCTGTGGGTGCTGCAGATCCTGCTCGCGGTGTTCATGGTGCTCGCGTCCGCGGCGCCCAAACTCGTCGGGGAGGCCACCGCGGTCCAGATCTTCGCCGAGATCGGGGTCGGCCAGTGGCTGCGCTACGTCATCGGCGTCCTGGAGCTCGCCGGTGGAGTCGGCATGTTGACCAGGCGGTTCTCCGGTCCCGCCGCCGTGGGGCTGGCACTGCTGATGGTCGGCGCCGCGCTCACCCAGCTGTTCGTGCTGGACGGCGGACTGCTGGCGCTGACGCCGGTGGTGCTCGGGCTGCTGTGCGCCGTGGTGGCCGCCGGTCGCCGGGAGACCCTGACCACAGCCCGCTGA
- the modA gene encoding molybdate ABC transporter substrate-binding protein — protein sequence MKNRSIPRAAAAVVAATALAALAGCGGGDAGGGAGGDAAPAPAQGGTLTVFAAASLTGTFSELEKQFEAANPGSDVTFNFAGSSTLAQQINQGAPADVFASADENNMTKVTDAGNQQGEPVVFATNTLQIAVAPQNPKQVASLQDLTKPDLRTVVCAPQVPCGSATEKVEQAAGADITPVSEEQDVKAVLQKVTTGNADAGLVYKTDVTASEGKAEGVDFPQASGAVNDYPITVLKNSQNAELAQKWVQFVTGDQGRQVLVAAGFGTP from the coding sequence GTGAAGAACCGATCGATCCCCCGCGCCGCCGCCGCGGTGGTGGCCGCGACCGCCCTGGCCGCGCTGGCCGGGTGCGGCGGGGGCGACGCCGGAGGCGGGGCCGGGGGCGACGCCGCCCCGGCGCCCGCCCAGGGCGGCACGCTGACGGTGTTCGCGGCCGCCTCGCTCACCGGCACCTTCTCCGAGCTGGAGAAGCAGTTCGAGGCCGCGAACCCCGGCTCCGACGTCACCTTCAACTTCGCCGGTTCCTCGACGCTGGCCCAGCAGATCAACCAGGGCGCCCCGGCGGACGTGTTCGCCTCGGCGGACGAGAACAACATGACGAAGGTGACCGACGCCGGCAACCAGCAGGGTGAGCCGGTCGTCTTCGCGACGAACACGCTGCAGATCGCCGTCGCGCCGCAGAACCCGAAGCAGGTCGCGTCGCTGCAGGACCTCACGAAGCCCGACCTGCGGACCGTGGTCTGCGCCCCGCAGGTGCCGTGCGGCTCCGCGACCGAGAAGGTCGAGCAGGCCGCCGGGGCCGACATCACGCCGGTCTCGGAGGAGCAGGACGTCAAGGCGGTGCTGCAGAAGGTGACGACCGGCAACGCCGACGCCGGGCTGGTCTACAAGACCGACGTCACGGCGTCGGAGGGCAAGGCCGAGGGCGTCGACTTCCCGCAGGCGTCCGGGGCGGTGAACGACTACCCGATCACGGTGCTGAAGAACAGCCAGAACGCCGAGCTGGCCCAGAAGTGGGTGCAGTTCGTGACCGGTGACCAGGGCAGGCAGGTCCTCGTGGCGGCCGGTTTCGGTACCCCCTGA